One part of the Paenibacillus silvisoli genome encodes these proteins:
- a CDS encoding xylulokinase, translated as MERGVIVGVDIGTSGVRAAAFSIDGEMLAEGRSALQTNYRDHDQAVAEQAPADWWLSSIESLRLLAGRLGALVDKVEAIGLTGQCPTFTLLSRSGATVGPGILYQDNRAVSQTEHLIRTYGKSSIHSRSGQAASPFYIAPKLLWLKANEPASMAPGTAILQPRDYVGWHMTGRLATDPTHAACTLLYDLNQQGWSKDWISDLDLDTLHWPEILDSDSLLGCLSKEAAAITGFKEGLPIFIGAADSICAAYGAQMTEVGDLCDVTGTSTCLHLLVDKPVELYEVNTYPYIGRGELCAEVGLNTTGEALRWLSRTLNVSIDRLLMLASSAQPGCGGLLFLPHLSGERDDPGRPGSFIGLNLGHTQAHLARAVLEGVAYAMRERMELLRKAGCQVNRIISCGGGSQSPLWNQIKADIMGLPLRSVQPADTTALGAALIGAKGVGINCALVPSKLTPYFAADTIVHYERNYKQFVEMEKILSRTGTFELA; from the coding sequence ATGGAACGAGGCGTTATCGTAGGGGTGGATATTGGAACCTCCGGCGTGCGTGCCGCAGCTTTTTCGATCGATGGAGAGATGCTTGCCGAAGGCCGTTCGGCACTGCAAACGAATTATCGAGATCATGATCAGGCGGTAGCCGAGCAAGCTCCTGCCGACTGGTGGCTGAGTTCAATCGAATCGCTCCGCTTATTGGCCGGGCGGCTAGGAGCTCTCGTCGATAAAGTGGAGGCAATCGGGTTGACCGGACAATGCCCTACGTTCACATTGCTAAGTCGATCCGGAGCGACCGTCGGGCCAGGAATTTTATACCAAGATAATAGGGCTGTTTCGCAAACGGAGCATCTTATTCGAACCTACGGCAAGTCAAGCATCCATAGCCGGTCTGGTCAGGCGGCTTCTCCGTTTTATATTGCGCCTAAGCTGCTTTGGCTAAAGGCGAATGAACCTGCATCCATGGCACCTGGAACCGCCATCTTGCAGCCTCGCGATTATGTGGGGTGGCATATGACCGGCAGGCTGGCCACCGATCCGACTCATGCGGCGTGCACGTTGCTGTATGACTTAAACCAACAGGGCTGGTCGAAGGATTGGATCTCCGATCTTGACTTGGATACGTTACATTGGCCCGAGATTCTGGACTCGGACAGTTTGCTTGGCTGTCTTTCCAAAGAAGCTGCAGCTATCACAGGGTTCAAGGAAGGGCTGCCGATCTTTATCGGCGCGGCGGACAGTATTTGCGCTGCTTATGGCGCGCAAATGACGGAAGTGGGCGATTTATGCGATGTAACGGGTACGTCGACTTGTCTTCATCTATTGGTAGATAAACCGGTCGAGCTCTATGAGGTCAATACGTATCCCTATATCGGCCGCGGCGAGTTATGCGCTGAAGTCGGATTGAATACGACCGGAGAAGCGCTGCGCTGGTTATCGCGTACTTTAAACGTTTCGATAGACCGACTGCTTATGCTGGCTTCATCCGCTCAGCCCGGTTGCGGCGGACTCTTATTTTTACCGCATCTTAGCGGTGAACGCGATGATCCGGGTCGCCCAGGCTCATTCATCGGCTTGAATCTGGGTCATACGCAAGCTCATCTTGCCAGAGCCGTGCTTGAGGGCGTAGCTTATGCGATGCGGGAGCGCATGGAATTGCTGCGGAAAGCGGGCTGCCAGGTGAACCGCATTATATCCTGCGGCGGAGGCTCGCAAAGCCCGTTATGGAATCAAATTAAAGCGGATATTATGGGGCTGCCGTTACGTTCCGTGCAACCTGCCGATACGACGGCGCTTGGCGCGGCATTGATCGGCGCGAAGGGAGTCGGTATCAATTGCGCGCTTGTTCCATCGAAACTGACTCCTTATTTTGCAGCCGATACTATTGTTCATTACGAACGTAACTATAAGCAATTTGTGGAGATGGAAAAAATTTTGAGCAGGACAGGAACATTTGAACTTGCATGA
- a CDS encoding sugar phosphate isomerase/epimerase family protein → MKLGIFTNSIKAASVEELAERIAGFNLHYAVLDTYPGLTIDLDDPSAKDCKRIKQAFEQAGVKIAAVGGYSNLLHPVPERRKQVHRRFTGLMRLCEAIDSPMLCSETGTYHPGSDWDWDPANGTEQAMEELVRAVRPLVDAAEGYGIKLGFEPYVMNVCHSAERAAQLVQALGSNYVQLVADPAGLLTKATLAHQETVLAHALQQLTPYLGLVHCEDCSPDPEGHFLWQAAGTGHVAYPIYMNWIAQSGYEGPFILEHVAEDELPAAREFVRREWESVQPLSPRKEEAH, encoded by the coding sequence TTGAAATTAGGCATATTTACGAACTCCATTAAGGCGGCTTCGGTAGAAGAACTGGCCGAGCGCATTGCCGGATTCAATCTGCATTATGCCGTTCTCGATACGTACCCTGGGCTTACCATCGATTTGGATGATCCCTCCGCGAAGGATTGCAAGCGCATCAAGCAGGCATTCGAACAAGCGGGGGTGAAGATCGCTGCCGTAGGCGGATACAGCAATCTTCTGCATCCCGTTCCGGAGAGGAGAAAGCAGGTCCATCGTCGTTTTACCGGACTGATGCGGTTATGCGAAGCGATCGATTCGCCCATGCTCTGCTCGGAAACGGGAACCTACCATCCGGGAAGCGACTGGGACTGGGATCCCGCGAACGGTACGGAGCAAGCGATGGAAGAGCTTGTTCGGGCGGTGCGCCCGCTTGTCGATGCCGCTGAAGGTTACGGGATCAAGCTGGGCTTCGAGCCCTATGTGATGAATGTTTGCCATTCAGCCGAAAGAGCGGCGCAGCTTGTTCAGGCACTGGGATCCAACTATGTCCAGCTTGTCGCCGACCCGGCAGGGCTGCTCACGAAGGCAACTCTTGCCCATCAGGAAACGGTGCTCGCCCATGCGCTGCAGCAGCTTACGCCTTATCTCGGACTCGTTCACTGCGAGGACTGCAGTCCGGATCCAGAGGGACATTTCCTTTGGCAAGCTGCCGGTACCGGCCATGTCGCTTACCCGATTTATATGAATTGGATTGCTCAATCCGGTTACGAAGGCCCATTCATCCTGGAACATGTAGCGGAGGATGAATTGCCGGCTGCGCGGGAGTTCGTGCGTCGGGAGTGGGAGAGCGTTCAACCATTATCGCCGAGAAAGGAAGAAGCCCATTGA
- a CDS encoding sugar phosphate isomerase/epimerase family protein, which translates to MGIGVFSIFYHDLTPEAMARQIKEQGFDAVQLYLNMSEVPGHPSELDDAACDRIKEAFASEGVSIATLGAFGNIAHPDPSRQKEAIDLVKQACKWAARIGTDSVSTMTGSYNAEDEWSDHEFNHTQEALERLIPVVKDLAQTAGEHGLKLCLEPYYHSIADTAERTRLLIEASGSNVGVMYDPAAMVGPDRIRDSAQALRDDFRILFDSFLVAHVEDVAFIDGKPQFVLPGKGGIDWDEYYRLLRVYRWRGPTIIEIHEQLDTQLSQVKRGLGIA; encoded by the coding sequence ATGGGAATCGGCGTTTTCAGTATCTTTTATCATGACTTAACTCCTGAAGCAATGGCACGTCAAATCAAAGAGCAAGGATTCGATGCCGTGCAGCTTTATCTGAATATGTCGGAGGTGCCGGGACATCCTTCCGAGCTGGATGACGCTGCTTGCGATCGCATTAAGGAAGCTTTTGCATCGGAAGGCGTGTCCATTGCCACGCTTGGCGCATTCGGGAATATCGCTCATCCGGATCCGAGCAGACAGAAGGAAGCCATCGATCTCGTAAAGCAAGCATGCAAGTGGGCCGCTAGAATAGGGACTGATTCCGTTTCAACCATGACCGGTTCGTACAACGCGGAAGATGAATGGTCGGATCATGAATTCAATCATACGCAGGAAGCGCTTGAACGGTTGATACCCGTTGTTAAGGATTTGGCCCAGACCGCGGGCGAGCATGGGTTGAAGCTTTGTCTGGAGCCTTATTATCATAGCATTGCCGATACCGCTGAACGTACGCGTCTACTCATTGAAGCATCCGGTTCGAACGTAGGCGTCATGTATGATCCAGCCGCAATGGTCGGCCCGGACCGTATTAGGGACAGCGCGCAGGCGTTGCGAGACGATTTTCGGATTTTGTTCGATTCGTTTCTGGTCGCCCATGTGGAAGACGTTGCTTTCATAGACGGCAAGCCTCAGTTCGTTCTCCCAGGTAAGGGAGGCATCGATTGGGATGAATATTACAGGCTGTTGCGCGTTTACCGCTGGAGAGGACCTACCATTATCGAGATTCATGAACAATTGGATACGCAGCTATCGCAAGTCAAGCGAGGTTTAGGGATTGCTTAA
- a CDS encoding C-terminal helicase domain-containing protein, with protein MTDIVTITEKQIVVTLEPENEIEYLQLLNDYFTASERNSRVSSIHEKKQLMAIKEQMALLCNQNTQKLNTLKSIIREVSERREKTILIAKSNAVASLLFDKLSADKEIKGVLMITAQLSIHAANEMIERFNKIPESTVLLITDGVNTSLDLTAANHLVHYDYPARYSDILQRNNRISRQTSYHKEATVYYLLTAGKIDEFEYRECRLHAMPK; from the coding sequence ATGACTGATATCGTAACCATTACTGAAAAACAGATCGTCGTTACCTTGGAGCCCGAAAACGAAATCGAATACTTACAGCTGTTGAATGATTATTTCACAGCTTCCGAGCGAAACAGCCGGGTTTCCTCCATTCATGAAAAAAAACAGCTCATGGCGATAAAAGAGCAAATGGCGCTTTTGTGCAATCAGAATACGCAAAAATTGAACACGCTGAAATCCATCATCCGAGAGGTGAGCGAAAGAAGGGAAAAAACGATCCTCATCGCAAAATCGAATGCCGTCGCTTCCCTATTATTCGACAAGCTCTCGGCTGACAAGGAAATCAAAGGTGTTTTAATGATTACTGCGCAGCTTTCCATCCATGCGGCCAATGAGATGATTGAGCGTTTTAATAAAATCCCGGAATCTACCGTTCTGCTCATTACGGACGGCGTCAACACCAGTCTCGACCTTACGGCGGCAAATCATCTCGTACACTATGATTATCCTGCCCGCTACTCTGATATTTTGCAGCGCAACAACCGCATTTCGAGACAAACTTCCTATCATAAGGAAGCGACCGTATACTATCTTCTAACCGCAGGTAAAATCGACGAATTCGAATATCGGGAATGCCGTCTTCATGCTATGCCAAAATAA
- a CDS encoding aldehyde dehydrogenase family protein: protein MTQEVRVDQSIENQLKHPQLLFINGQFVPSAEGQTFVSYNPATGEPLAQVHEGKEADINLAVSAARRAFENGPWRTMSASERGRLLFKLADLIEANREEIAQLESLDNGKPIRETRAADLPLAIDHFRYYGGWATKITGQTIPVAGDYFNYTRHEPVGVVGQIIPWNFPLLMAAWKLGPALATGCTVVLKPAEQTPLSALYLARLIQEAGFPDGVVNVVPGFGETAGQALVNHPDVNKIAFTGSTEVGKLIARQAADRVKRVTLELGGKSPNIILPDADLSRAIPGALSGVMFNQGQVCCAGSRVYVQKKAYDNVVADMASYAAKIKQGPGIYADTEMGPLVSLEQQQKVLGYIRQGRVEGAELVCGGEDRFDAGYYVKPTIFAGVDESMTIAREEIFGPVICAIPFESIDDVIDRANNSEYGLAAGLWTENLKNAHYVANRLRAGTVWVNCYNMFDAASPFGGYKQSGIGREMGDYALRNYTEVKSVWINMQ, encoded by the coding sequence ATGACACAGGAAGTTAGAGTCGATCAATCTATTGAAAATCAACTCAAGCACCCGCAGCTCCTTTTCATCAATGGCCAATTTGTGCCTTCGGCAGAAGGCCAAACATTCGTAAGCTACAACCCGGCAACCGGTGAACCGCTTGCGCAGGTGCACGAAGGCAAAGAAGCGGATATTAACCTAGCCGTTTCTGCGGCAAGACGAGCCTTTGAGAACGGTCCTTGGCGTACGATGAGCGCCTCTGAGCGCGGTCGTCTCTTGTTTAAGCTTGCCGATTTAATTGAAGCAAACCGCGAAGAGATTGCGCAGCTCGAGTCGCTGGACAACGGAAAACCAATCCGCGAAACGCGCGCAGCCGATCTTCCGCTTGCGATAGATCATTTCCGATATTACGGAGGATGGGCAACCAAAATTACCGGACAAACGATTCCAGTTGCCGGCGATTATTTCAATTACACCCGTCATGAGCCTGTCGGCGTTGTTGGACAAATCATACCTTGGAACTTCCCGCTGTTAATGGCGGCTTGGAAACTGGGTCCTGCCCTTGCCACAGGCTGCACCGTCGTTTTAAAGCCGGCAGAGCAAACCCCGTTATCCGCGCTTTATTTGGCTAGGCTCATTCAAGAGGCCGGTTTTCCGGACGGTGTCGTTAACGTTGTCCCGGGCTTCGGCGAAACGGCAGGTCAGGCTCTTGTTAATCACCCTGACGTGAATAAAATCGCCTTCACCGGATCTACGGAGGTCGGCAAACTCATCGCACGCCAAGCGGCAGACCGTGTTAAACGAGTCACTCTGGAGCTAGGCGGTAAATCACCGAACATTATATTGCCGGATGCGGATCTCTCCCGCGCCATCCCCGGCGCGCTTTCCGGGGTCATGTTTAACCAAGGACAGGTGTGCTGCGCAGGCAGCCGTGTGTATGTGCAGAAGAAAGCGTATGACAATGTGGTTGCTGATATGGCGTCCTACGCAGCGAAAATCAAGCAGGGACCCGGCATTTACGCAGACACGGAAATGGGTCCGCTTGTGTCGCTGGAGCAGCAGCAAAAGGTGCTTGGATATATTCGCCAAGGACGTGTAGAAGGCGCGGAGCTTGTATGCGGCGGGGAGGATCGCTTTGATGCAGGCTACTACGTCAAACCGACGATCTTTGCTGGCGTTGACGAGTCGATGACCATTGCCCGCGAAGAGATTTTTGGTCCGGTTATATGCGCGATTCCATTTGAATCCATCGATGATGTTATCGATCGCGCCAATAACAGTGAATACGGACTTGCCGCCGGACTTTGGACAGAGAACCTTAAGAATGCGCACTACGTAGCTAACCGGCTTCGCGCAGGCACAGTGTGGGTCAACTGTTATAATATGTTTGACGCCGCTTCTCCGTTCGGCGGATATAAACAATCTGGCATCGGGCGCGAAATGGGCGACTATGCGCTTCGCAATTACACCGAAGTCAAGAGCGTTTGGATTAATATGCAATAA
- a CDS encoding alpha/beta hydrolase, producing the protein MTDKGGGSLMHPVEFQSGNETLRGRLHMPRTDAKTPGILILPGFADTAGGMHDMHAHLAKALQRSGFTVLRFDYRGLGESDGDFREFTVQFALEDAWNALALLRRRPEVNAEVIGVSGFSLGGALAAQLASRLPEIRAMCLWAPVAFPERVFNGFFNEAHKAQGKSRGWMDWMGWAVGHRFLTTAGSFDPLAAIEQSRAEALVLHGTSDQEVLPENASAYGDKGCDVRWLDGGDHLFSSVTLEEQAISATVDWFSDKLLTNKAGYSL; encoded by the coding sequence ATGACGGACAAGGGAGGTGGTTCTCTTATGCACCCTGTGGAGTTTCAATCGGGAAATGAGACGTTGCGGGGCCGGTTGCATATGCCGAGAACGGATGCCAAAACGCCTGGCATACTCATCTTACCCGGCTTCGCCGATACGGCCGGCGGCATGCATGATATGCACGCGCATCTTGCCAAAGCGCTGCAGCGATCGGGATTTACAGTGCTGCGTTTCGATTACCGCGGCTTGGGAGAAAGCGACGGCGATTTTCGTGAATTCACAGTTCAATTCGCTTTGGAAGATGCGTGGAACGCTTTAGCGCTGCTTCGACGTCGGCCGGAAGTGAATGCCGAAGTAATCGGCGTAAGCGGGTTTAGCTTAGGCGGTGCTTTAGCCGCTCAGTTAGCCTCGCGCCTCCCGGAAATCCGGGCGATGTGTCTGTGGGCGCCTGTCGCCTTCCCGGAACGCGTCTTTAACGGGTTCTTTAACGAAGCGCATAAGGCGCAAGGGAAGAGCAGAGGCTGGATGGATTGGATGGGGTGGGCGGTTGGGCATCGCTTTTTGACGACAGCTGGCAGCTTTGATCCGCTCGCGGCAATCGAGCAAAGCCGCGCTGAAGCGCTGGTGCTTCACGGGACTTCGGATCAGGAGGTTTTGCCGGAAAATGCTTCTGCCTACGGCGATAAGGGCTGCGATGTCCGGTGGCTGGATGGAGGCGATCACTTGTTTTCTTCCGTCACGCTCGAGGAACAAGCGATATCCGCAACGGTGGATTGGTTTTCCGATAAGCTGCTTACCAACAAAGCAGGTTACTCATTATAA
- a CDS encoding spore germination protein, producing the protein MDQGQSDEFSMMLPVNLARIEAIMGQNSDFITREVAFANRHRAAIFYLDGMVDKHTVQQSIISALLDRCCADDISVSYIMSSVLDAGELSEATSFEASMEQLLSGSLLLLLEGFSSGILISLPD; encoded by the coding sequence TTGGATCAGGGTCAAAGTGATGAATTTTCTATGATGTTGCCAGTCAATCTCGCTCGTATTGAAGCTATAATGGGACAAAATTCGGATTTCATAACCCGGGAGGTCGCATTCGCGAATCGTCATCGCGCTGCGATTTTTTATCTAGATGGCATGGTAGATAAACATACGGTTCAGCAGAGCATCATATCGGCGCTGCTTGACCGATGCTGTGCGGATGACATATCGGTTTCATATATCATGAGTTCGGTGCTTGATGCAGGTGAATTGAGCGAAGCCACTTCGTTCGAAGCCTCCATGGAGCAGCTATTATCCGGCAGTCTGCTTCTGTTGCTAGAAGGCTTCTCTTCCGGAATCCTCATTTCCTTGCCTGACTGA
- a CDS encoding DUF2524 domain-containing protein — MLENLESNYDCANAGDDLHQLKQELESIRNHQTTDQTTQEAINRLENQISFILNKCDINH, encoded by the coding sequence ATGCTCGAAAACCTTGAAAGTAATTATGATTGCGCCAATGCCGGAGATGACTTGCATCAGCTTAAGCAGGAGCTCGAATCGATTCGGAACCACCAAACAACGGACCAGACAACACAGGAAGCGATCAATCGTCTTGAGAATCAAATATCGTTCATTTTAAATAAATGCGATATTAACCATTAG
- a CDS encoding Gfo/Idh/MocA family protein, whose translation MKKLRVGHAGCGSVSIRGILPHITQPDAQEHLELVAVCDVDGERARAVANQFGAERSYDSFEEMVQASDIDLVIIATPIFLHASQAEMALRAGKHVYVNKSMALTLEEADRVMQAVQDTGFKLVSAPGQMLAPSFSKIRELVQKGDFGQMYWGFANNTGGGHGVETYQAGATSIRRDPTWYYKKPSGGPIYDMGVYSLHTVTGILGPVRRVTAMSGIVRNERRFDDQVIDVEMDDNTWMVLDFGNNCFVTVGAGLCHPGVHMYWGQLALYGSDGGVEISRLDDATGWPSELRILRGGSAELIQTPISEHPLLRGEHQNIQEPHIYVDIMHLVDCIRHDRTPVASLEHARHVVEVIEKSYAAAHTGVAQQIISTF comes from the coding sequence ATGAAAAAATTAAGAGTCGGTCACGCAGGTTGTGGAAGCGTTTCCATTCGAGGTATATTGCCTCATATTACCCAGCCGGATGCCCAGGAGCATCTGGAGCTGGTCGCCGTATGCGATGTCGACGGCGAACGCGCTAGAGCTGTCGCCAATCAGTTCGGAGCTGAACGCAGCTACGACAGCTTTGAGGAAATGGTCCAAGCGAGCGATATCGATCTTGTGATCATTGCCACTCCGATTTTTCTGCACGCATCGCAAGCCGAGATGGCGCTAAGAGCCGGAAAACATGTGTACGTGAACAAGTCGATGGCATTAACGCTGGAAGAAGCCGATCGCGTCATGCAAGCGGTTCAGGATACCGGGTTTAAGCTGGTTTCTGCGCCAGGTCAGATGCTTGCGCCGTCGTTCAGCAAAATTCGCGAGTTGGTTCAAAAGGGCGACTTCGGCCAAATGTACTGGGGCTTTGCGAACAATACCGGAGGAGGGCACGGCGTGGAAACATATCAAGCCGGCGCTACGTCCATTCGGCGGGATCCGACTTGGTACTATAAGAAACCGAGCGGCGGTCCGATTTATGACATGGGCGTCTATTCGCTTCATACGGTTACGGGCATTCTCGGACCTGTGCGCAGAGTGACCGCAATGTCGGGAATCGTTCGCAATGAACGCCGCTTCGACGATCAAGTCATCGATGTGGAAATGGACGATAATACGTGGATGGTGCTGGACTTCGGAAACAACTGCTTCGTGACGGTCGGCGCGGGGCTGTGCCATCCGGGCGTACATATGTACTGGGGGCAGCTCGCGCTGTACGGAAGCGACGGCGGCGTGGAAATTTCCCGATTGGATGACGCAACCGGCTGGCCTTCCGAGCTTCGCATTCTTCGCGGAGGCAGCGCGGAGCTCATTCAAACGCCGATTTCCGAGCACCCGCTTCTGCGCGGCGAGCACCAGAACATCCAGGAACCGCATATTTACGTCGACATTATGCATCTTGTCGATTGCATCCGCCATGACCGGACACCGGTTGCTTCGCTCGAGCATGCGCGCCACGTTGTTGAAGTTATCGAGAAATCCTATGCAGCGGCACACACGGGAGTGGCTCAACAAATAATCTCTACTTTTTAA
- a CDS encoding 6-phosphogluconolactonase, whose amino-acid sequence MELIVLDNYEELSAEAANIVKALIRHKPDATLGLTTGNSPIGLYRELVRSHYSSDISLERVRIFCLEEYLGVQPDDRRSLFGWLNDLIIAPCAVPGSQVYRLKGEDPEPQISCEQFERAIKDAGGFDLVVEGIGTNAHIGFNEPGSSEHSRTRIVSLNESTINYNFQYWNSAVPSYGMTAGISTLLSSKHILLLASGQNKAESLARALTGKISPDVPASYLQRSRRLTVVADRDAASQLSGL is encoded by the coding sequence ATGGAGCTGATCGTTCTTGATAATTATGAGGAATTGAGCGCGGAGGCGGCGAATATCGTCAAAGCTTTGATTCGCCATAAGCCTGACGCCACGCTGGGATTAACGACAGGCAATTCGCCTATCGGGCTCTATAGAGAATTAGTGAGAAGCCATTATTCCTCCGATATCAGCCTGGAGCGCGTACGCATATTTTGCCTGGAAGAATATTTGGGCGTGCAGCCTGACGACAGGCGCAGTCTCTTCGGTTGGCTGAACGATCTGATTATCGCTCCTTGCGCCGTTCCCGGCAGCCAAGTTTACCGGTTGAAGGGGGAGGACCCCGAGCCGCAAATCAGCTGCGAGCAATTCGAGAGAGCGATCAAGGATGCGGGCGGATTCGATTTAGTCGTTGAAGGAATCGGCACGAATGCGCATATCGGATTTAACGAACCGGGTTCGTCGGAACATTCGCGCACCCGCATCGTATCGCTAAACGAAAGCACGATCAATTATAATTTCCAGTATTGGAATTCCGCCGTACCGTCGTACGGCATGACTGCCGGCATATCGACATTGCTCTCTTCCAAACACATTCTGCTTCTAGCTTCCGGCCAGAACAAAGCCGAATCGTTGGCCCGAGCTTTGACCGGAAAAATATCGCCCGATGTCCCGGCCTCATACTTGCAGCGGTCACGCCGGTTGACCGTCGTGGCCGATCGCGATGCAGCATCCCAATTGTCCGGATTGTAG
- a CDS encoding class I SAM-dependent methyltransferase: MNNEKLIRKFDKQANLYGKRKIKRKESMWRESLVRCARGKVLEVGVGAGANFAFYPKDLEVTAVDFSKEMLNKAKEAAVKTGIQAEFIQSDIESLAFPDNSFDTIVSTLTFCGYRDPLTVLTAFNRWCKDDGQILLLEHGISSNRLIGFLQKVIDPIHVHVIGCHLKRDMNQIFQQSGIRIMNTESHIFDAIHLVWAKPNKDQS, from the coding sequence ATGAACAATGAAAAATTAATCCGAAAGTTTGACAAGCAAGCTAACCTCTATGGGAAGAGGAAAATTAAACGAAAGGAATCCATGTGGAGGGAGTCATTGGTACGATGTGCTAGGGGAAAGGTTTTAGAGGTCGGTGTTGGGGCCGGTGCCAATTTTGCTTTCTACCCGAAAGACCTTGAAGTAACGGCAGTCGACTTCAGCAAGGAGATGTTAAACAAAGCAAAAGAAGCTGCAGTCAAAACCGGTATTCAAGCGGAATTCATTCAATCCGATATTGAATCGCTAGCGTTTCCGGACAATTCGTTTGATACGATCGTGTCCACCTTGACGTTTTGCGGTTACAGGGACCCGCTCACCGTTTTAACCGCATTTAATAGGTGGTGTAAAGATGACGGACAAATTCTATTGTTGGAGCACGGAATCAGTTCAAACCGACTTATCGGTTTTTTACAAAAAGTAATCGATCCTATACATGTACATGTGATCGGATGTCATCTGAAACGCGACATGAATCAAATTTTCCAACAATCCGGTATTCGCATTATGAATACGGAAAGCCATATTTTTGATGCGATTCACTTAGTATGGGCGAAGCCAAATAAAGATCAATCATGA
- a CDS encoding YqeG family HAD IIIA-type phosphatase: protein MSIFKPSLIVRSIYQIDGAALQRAGIKGIILNWTNTLLPMNADSVSDDMQAWLNEFKTTYAFEIVIVSNSKPPERGNELIREIPHLFEAGKPLKKAFKAALKRLGTSTNETAVIGNGLITDMWGGNRLGLFTIFVSPSWTKPRFVGAMKWMMVKILRF, encoded by the coding sequence ATGTCTATCTTCAAGCCATCTTTAATTGTACGATCCATCTATCAGATCGACGGCGCTGCGCTTCAGCGTGCAGGAATCAAAGGAATCATACTCAACTGGACAAATACTTTGCTTCCGATGAATGCCGATTCCGTATCCGATGATATGCAAGCCTGGCTGAACGAATTCAAGACTACATACGCCTTTGAGATCGTTATTGTCTCGAATAGCAAACCTCCGGAGCGAGGAAATGAGCTGATTCGAGAAATACCGCATTTGTTCGAAGCAGGAAAACCGTTGAAAAAAGCGTTCAAAGCCGCATTGAAACGCCTAGGTACATCAACCAACGAGACAGCAGTCATCGGCAATGGCCTCATTACAGATATGTGGGGAGGAAACCGACTGGGGCTGTTTACGATTTTTGTCTCGCCTTCGTGGACAAAGCCCCGGTTTGTAGGCGCGATGAAATGGATGATGGTAAAGATCCTACGTTTTTAG
- a CDS encoding DinB family protein, whose product MNQRPSEEEYAGDFGEYIRLVPEGNIIDILLAQQKQMTELLASLTESQGAYRYAEGKWMLKEVVGHIADGERVMTYRLLRFARGDQTPLPGFDQELFLYPFGSWTIAQLAEDYLAVRQSTITLLRGLPAEAWSRKGTANDISISARALAYGIAGHELYHLGVIRNRYLS is encoded by the coding sequence ATGAACCAAAGACCGTCAGAAGAAGAATACGCCGGGGACTTCGGCGAGTATATCCGGTTGGTACCGGAAGGCAACATCATCGACATACTGCTCGCCCAACAAAAGCAAATGACCGAGCTGCTAGCATCGTTGACCGAAAGCCAGGGCGCGTATCGGTATGCGGAAGGAAAATGGATGCTGAAAGAAGTCGTGGGCCATATCGCGGACGGTGAACGCGTCATGACCTACCGCCTGCTCCGATTCGCAAGAGGGGACCAGACGCCTCTGCCTGGTTTCGACCAGGAATTGTTCTTGTATCCTTTCGGAAGCTGGACAATCGCGCAATTGGCCGAAGACTACCTGGCCGTACGGCAATCGACGATCACGCTGCTGCGCGGGCTGCCGGCGGAGGCGTGGTCTCGCAAGGGCACAGCCAACGACATAAGCATTTCGGCGCGCGCCCTCGCGTACGGCATCGCGGGGCACGAACTTTATCACTTAGGGGTCATCCGAAATCGGTACTTGAGTTAG
- a CDS encoding Dabb family protein → MGERSTIIAEKGRSPLIRHLIVFNAREGASYEDCLAMAEKGREVLARIPGVVQVSFGTAVKETARYRYYLAVDFAERSVIQSYQDHPLHIAFADEDFRPMAPDRITTDFEIKF, encoded by the coding sequence GTGGGAGAGCGTTCAACCATTATCGCCGAGAAAGGAAGAAGCCCATTGATCCGACATCTGATTGTGTTTAATGCTCGGGAGGGTGCTAGTTATGAGGACTGCTTAGCGATGGCGGAGAAGGGACGTGAGGTATTGGCGCGCATCCCTGGGGTAGTGCAGGTGTCGTTTGGCACCGCGGTGAAAGAAACCGCGCGTTACCGCTATTATTTGGCCGTCGATTTCGCCGAGCGGAGCGTCATTCAAAGCTACCAGGACCATCCGTTGCATATCGCGTTTGCGGACGAGGATTTCCGGCCGATGGCTCCTGATCGAATCACGACGGATTTTGAAATCAAGTTTTGA